A window of the Rhizobium brockwellii genome harbors these coding sequences:
- a CDS encoding zinc-finger domain-containing protein, with translation MAGHNIPHFQNDGGHRVIEVGVKEFMCTGASAPFDHPHIFIDMGDDNEKVCSYCSTLYRFNSALKPSQTNPAGCVFHVKAA, from the coding sequence ATGGCCGGCCACAACATTCCCCACTTCCAGAACGACGGCGGTCACCGCGTTATCGAAGTCGGCGTCAAGGAATTCATGTGCACCGGCGCTTCGGCTCCCTTCGATCATCCGCATATCTTCATCGACATGGGCGACGACAACGAGAAGGTCTGTTCCTACTGCTCGACGCTCTATCGCTTCAATTCCGCGCTCAAGCCCAGCCAAACCAATCCGGCCGGTTGCGTTTTCCACGTGAAGGCGGCGTAG
- a CDS encoding alpha/beta fold hydrolase — MNLNTPAFSSFTHDGLQLAFFDEGDPAGVPVLLIHGFASTANVNWVHPGWLKTLGDAGYRVIAIDNRGHGASDKPHDAEAYRPWVMAGDAIALLDHLGIPEANVMGYSMGARISAFAALANPHRVRSLVLGGLGIGMTDGVGDWDPIADALLAPSLDAVTHARGRMFRAFAEQTKSDRVALADCIRGSRDLVARSDMAKLDMPTLIGVGTKDDIAGSPQELAALMPSAEALDIPGRDHMLAVGDRVFKQAVLAFYARVAHR, encoded by the coding sequence ATGAACCTGAATACACCCGCATTTTCGAGCTTCACCCATGACGGATTGCAGCTCGCCTTCTTCGATGAGGGCGATCCGGCCGGTGTGCCGGTGTTGTTGATCCACGGCTTTGCCTCGACCGCAAACGTCAACTGGGTGCATCCGGGCTGGTTGAAGACGCTCGGCGATGCCGGCTACCGGGTGATCGCCATCGACAATCGCGGCCACGGCGCAAGCGATAAGCCGCACGATGCCGAAGCCTATCGTCCATGGGTCATGGCCGGCGATGCGATCGCGCTGCTCGACCATCTCGGCATCCCCGAAGCCAATGTCATGGGCTATTCGATGGGCGCGCGCATTTCCGCCTTTGCCGCGCTTGCCAATCCGCATCGCGTCCGTTCGTTGGTGCTCGGCGGCCTCGGCATCGGCATGACCGACGGCGTCGGCGACTGGGACCCGATCGCCGATGCGCTGCTGGCGCCGTCGCTGGACGCGGTGACACATGCCCGCGGCCGCATGTTCCGCGCCTTCGCCGAGCAGACGAAGAGCGACCGGGTCGCTCTTGCCGATTGCATCCGCGGCTCGCGCGATCTCGTCGCCCGCTCCGATATGGCCAAGCTCGACATGCCGACGCTGATCGGCGTGGGTACGAAGGATGACATCGCCGGCTCGCCGCAGGAATTGGCGGCGCTGATGCCCAGTGCCGAAGCGCTCGATATTCCGGGCCGCGATCATATGCTCGCCGTCGGCGACAGGGTTTTCAAGCAGGCAGTGCTGGCCTTCTATGCAAGGGTCGCCCATCGCTGA
- the cysE gene encoding serine O-acetyltransferase, with protein sequence MVAKTDIRAFDTGHPLKVMDPIWDSLREEARLAAERDPVLAAFLYSTVINYHSLEECVIHRICERLDHPDMQANLLRQTFEEMLLDWPEWSSILRVDIQAIYDRDPACLRFMEAVLYFKGFHALQTHRLAHWLLNRGRRDFALYLQSRSSSVFQTDINPAARIGKGIFLDHATGLVVGETAVIGDNVSILHGVTLGGTGKEGADRHPKIGSGVMIGAGAKILGNIEIGYCSRVAAGSVVLKAVPPKKTVAGVPAKVVGEAGCSEPSRNMDQVIGADI encoded by the coding sequence ATGGTCGCAAAGACTGACATTCGTGCTTTTGACACAGGCCATCCGCTAAAGGTGATGGATCCCATCTGGGACAGCCTGCGCGAGGAAGCCCGGCTCGCGGCCGAACGGGACCCGGTTCTCGCCGCCTTCCTCTATTCGACCGTGATCAACTACCATTCGCTCGAGGAATGCGTCATCCACCGCATCTGCGAACGTCTCGATCACCCCGACATGCAGGCGAACCTGCTTCGCCAGACCTTCGAAGAAATGCTCCTCGACTGGCCTGAGTGGAGCTCCATCCTGCGCGTCGATATCCAGGCGATCTATGACCGCGATCCCGCATGCCTGCGCTTCATGGAGGCGGTGCTTTATTTCAAGGGCTTCCATGCGCTGCAGACACATCGTCTGGCCCATTGGCTGCTGAACCGCGGACGACGTGATTTTGCGCTCTATCTGCAGAGCCGCTCCTCCAGCGTCTTCCAGACCGACATCAATCCGGCCGCCCGTATCGGCAAGGGCATCTTCCTCGACCACGCCACTGGCCTCGTCGTCGGCGAGACGGCCGTCATCGGCGACAACGTCTCGATCCTGCACGGCGTCACACTCGGCGGCACCGGCAAGGAGGGCGCCGACCGCCATCCGAAGATCGGCTCCGGCGTCATGATCGGCGCCGGTGCCAAGATCCTCGGCAATATCGAGATCGGCTACTGCTCACGCGTCGCCGCCGGCTCCGTTGTCCTGAAGGCGGTGCCGCCCAAAAAGACAGTCGCGGGTGTGCCGGCCAAGGTCGTCGGCGAGGCCGGTTGTTCCGAGCCGTCGCGCAACATGGACCAGGTGATCGGCGCCGATATCTGA
- a CDS encoding DUF3126 family protein — protein MKPEEIKKLDAYFKRMFNPQMIVKARPRKDDSAEVYLGEEFLGVVYIDDEDGDRSYNFSMAILDVDL, from the coding sequence GTGAAGCCAGAAGAAATCAAGAAGCTCGACGCCTATTTCAAGCGCATGTTCAATCCGCAGATGATCGTCAAGGCGCGTCCGCGCAAGGATGATTCTGCGGAAGTCTATCTCGGCGAAGAATTTCTGGGTGTGGTCTATATCGATGACGAGGACGGCGACCGCTCCTACAACTTTTCGATGGCGATCCTCGACGTCGATCTCTGA
- a CDS encoding phasin family protein — protein sequence MFNFEDANKKSKEAVDTALKTYTDTSKGFQAIAAEATEYSKKSFQDAVTHFETLAGVKSFEAAFELQTSYVKAYFEGFVSETTKLSEMYADLAKSAYKPYEAPIAAAVVKTAKAVSAATPAAA from the coding sequence ATGTTCAACTTTGAAGACGCCAACAAGAAGAGCAAGGAAGCCGTCGATACGGCCCTGAAGACCTATACCGACACGTCCAAGGGCTTTCAGGCAATCGCCGCAGAAGCCACTGAATATTCGAAGAAATCTTTTCAGGACGCGGTGACGCATTTCGAAACGCTGGCCGGCGTCAAGAGCTTCGAGGCCGCTTTCGAGCTGCAGACGAGCTACGTCAAGGCGTATTTTGAAGGCTTTGTCTCCGAGACGACGAAGCTCAGTGAGATGTATGCCGATCTCGCCAAATCAGCCTACAAGCCCTATGAGGCACCGATCGCCGCTGCGGTCGTTAAGACCGCCAAGGCGGTGTCGGCGGCGACGCCTGCTGCTGCTTGA
- the clpS gene encoding ATP-dependent Clp protease adapter ClpS has translation MIAKPIRMQNDSERNGDNANRTSVITRTKPKTKKPNLYRVLLLNDDYTPMEFVIHILERFFQKDRESATRIMLHVHNHGVGECGIFTYEVAETKVSQVMDFARQHQHPLQCVMEKK, from the coding sequence ATGATCGCAAAGCCGATCCGGATGCAGAACGACAGCGAAAGGAACGGGGACAACGCAAATCGAACCTCGGTCATCACGCGCACCAAGCCGAAGACCAAGAAGCCCAATCTTTATCGTGTGCTGCTTTTGAATGACGACTACACTCCCATGGAATTCGTCATTCATATTCTGGAGCGTTTTTTTCAGAAGGATCGTGAAAGTGCCACCCGCATCATGCTCCATGTCCATAACCACGGCGTCGGCGAATGCGGAATATTCACATACGAGGTAGCGGAAACGAAGGTCAGCCAGGTGATGGACTTCGCCCGGCAGCACCAGCATCCGCTGCAATGCGTCATGGAAAAGAAGTGA
- the clpA gene encoding ATP-dependent Clp protease ATP-binding subunit ClpA — MPTFSPSLEKALHQALTFANERHHEYATLEHLLLALIDDADAAAVMGACNVDLDALRKTLVEYVDNELSNLITGYDEDSKPTSGFQRVIQRAVIHVQSSGREEVTGANVLVAIFAERESHAAYFLQEQEMTRYDAVNYISHGIGKRPGVSEARPPRGAEDEAESSKPTARGGEEEGGPKKQQDALKAYCVNLNEKAKGGKIDPLIGRHAEVNRTIQILCRRSKNNPLYVGDPGVGKTAIAEGLAKRIVEGKVPEALADATIFSLDMGTLLAGTRYRGDFEERLKQVVKELEEYPGAVLFIDEIHTVIGAGATSGGAMDASNLLKPALSSGAIRCIGSTTYKEYRQFFEKDRALVRRFQKIDVSEPSIEDAIEIMKGLKPYFEEYHHLRYSNDAIKSAVELSARYISDRKLPDKAIDVIDETGAAQMLLPPSKRRKLITEKEIEATVATMARIPPKTVSKDDEAVLANLEKELRSVVYGQDIAIEALSTSIKLARAGLREPNKPIGAYVFSGPTGVGKTEVAKQLASSLGVELLRFDMSEYMERHTVSRLLGAPPGYVGFDQGGLLTDGVDQHPHCVVLLDEIEKAHPDIYNILLQVMDHGTLTDHNGKKIDFRNVILIMTTNAGASEMAKAAIGFGSSKRTGEDEEALTRLFTPEFRNRLDAIIPFAALPTAVIHKVVQKFIMQLEAQLSERNVTFDLHEDAIAWLAEKGYDEKMGARPLARVIQDTIKKPLANEILFGKLKKGGVVNVTVGPKEDGKPGIVLEAISETAPIKPKPEAEVVHPEGDDGDDGELKTKAARKTRAKAVPQAEPEVRDAPKKGSAVPKVPRKK; from the coding sequence GTGCCAACATTTTCGCCTAGTTTAGAGAAGGCGCTCCATCAGGCACTGACCTTTGCCAACGAGCGGCACCACGAATATGCGACGCTCGAGCATCTGCTGCTCGCCCTGATCGACGATGCCGATGCGGCCGCGGTCATGGGTGCCTGCAATGTCGATCTCGACGCGCTGCGCAAGACGCTCGTCGAATATGTCGATAACGAACTTTCCAACCTGATCACCGGTTATGACGAGGATTCGAAGCCGACCTCCGGCTTCCAGCGCGTCATCCAGCGTGCCGTCATCCACGTGCAATCGTCCGGCCGCGAAGAGGTGACCGGCGCCAACGTGCTCGTCGCGATCTTCGCCGAGCGCGAAAGCCACGCCGCTTATTTCCTGCAGGAGCAGGAGATGACCCGCTACGATGCCGTCAACTACATCTCCCACGGCATCGGCAAGCGCCCGGGCGTTTCGGAAGCGCGTCCCCCGCGCGGCGCCGAGGACGAAGCCGAAAGCAGCAAGCCGACGGCGCGCGGCGGCGAGGAAGAGGGCGGCCCCAAAAAGCAGCAGGACGCGCTCAAGGCCTATTGCGTCAATCTCAACGAGAAGGCCAAGGGCGGCAAGATCGATCCGCTGATCGGCCGTCACGCCGAGGTCAACCGCACCATCCAGATCCTGTGCCGCCGTTCGAAGAACAATCCGCTCTATGTCGGTGATCCCGGCGTCGGCAAGACGGCGATCGCCGAAGGCCTTGCCAAGCGCATCGTCGAAGGCAAGGTTCCGGAAGCGCTCGCCGATGCGACGATCTTTTCGCTCGACATGGGTACCCTCCTGGCCGGCACGCGCTACCGCGGCGATTTCGAGGAACGCCTGAAGCAGGTCGTCAAGGAACTGGAAGAATATCCGGGCGCCGTGCTCTTTATCGACGAGATCCACACGGTGATCGGCGCCGGCGCCACCTCAGGCGGCGCAATGGATGCATCGAACCTGCTGAAGCCGGCCCTGTCATCGGGCGCGATTCGCTGCATCGGTTCGACCACCTACAAGGAATATCGCCAGTTCTTCGAGAAGGACCGGGCGCTGGTCCGTCGTTTCCAGAAGATCGACGTCAGCGAGCCGTCGATCGAAGATGCAATCGAGATCATGAAGGGACTGAAGCCCTATTTTGAAGAGTATCACCACCTGCGTTATTCGAACGACGCCATCAAGTCGGCCGTCGAATTGTCGGCCCGCTACATCTCCGACCGCAAACTGCCCGACAAGGCGATCGACGTGATCGACGAAACCGGTGCGGCGCAGATGCTGCTGCCGCCGTCCAAGCGCCGCAAGCTGATCACCGAAAAGGAGATCGAGGCAACGGTCGCCACGATGGCGCGCATTCCGCCGAAGACCGTCTCCAAGGACGATGAAGCCGTGCTTGCCAATCTCGAGAAGGAACTGCGCTCGGTCGTCTACGGCCAGGATATCGCCATCGAAGCGCTTTCGACCTCGATCAAGCTGGCGCGCGCTGGCCTTCGTGAGCCGAACAAGCCGATCGGCGCCTATGTCTTCTCCGGTCCGACCGGCGTCGGCAAGACCGAGGTGGCAAAACAGCTGGCATCGTCGCTCGGGGTCGAACTGCTGCGTTTCGACATGTCGGAATATATGGAGCGGCACACAGTTTCGCGTCTGCTCGGCGCACCTCCGGGCTATGTCGGCTTCGACCAGGGCGGTCTTCTCACCGATGGCGTCGACCAGCACCCGCATTGCGTGGTCCTGCTCGACGAAATCGAGAAGGCCCATCCTGACATCTACAATATCCTGCTGCAGGTCATGGACCACGGTACGCTGACCGACCATAACGGCAAGAAGATCGATTTCCGCAACGTCATCCTGATCATGACGACCAATGCGGGTGCATCGGAAATGGCCAAGGCGGCGATCGGCTTCGGCTCGTCCAAGCGTACCGGCGAGGACGAGGAGGCGCTGACCCGCCTGTTCACGCCGGAATTCCGCAACCGTCTCGACGCGATCATTCCCTTCGCGGCGTTGCCGACGGCCGTCATCCACAAGGTCGTGCAGAAGTTCATCATGCAGCTGGAGGCCCAGCTTTCCGAAAGGAACGTCACCTTCGACCTGCACGAGGATGCGATCGCCTGGCTGGCGGAAAAGGGTTACGACGAGAAGATGGGCGCCCGCCCGCTTGCTCGCGTCATTCAGGATACGATCAAGAAGCCGCTCGCCAACGAAATCCTCTTCGGCAAGCTGAAGAAGGGCGGCGTCGTCAACGTCACTGTCGGCCCGAAGGAAGACGGCAAGCCCGGCATCGTGCTCGAAGCCATTTCGGAAACGGCGCCGATCAAGCCGAAGCCCGAAGCCGAGGTCGTGCATCCCGAAGGCGATGATGGGGATGACGGCGAGCTGAAGACGAAGGCGGCCCGCAAGACCCGCGCCAAAGCGGTGCCGCAGGCCGAGCCTGAGGTCCGCGACGCCCCGAAGAAGGGAAGCGCTGTTCCGAAGGTTCCACGCAAGAAGTAA
- a CDS encoding Dabb family protein, protein MIRHTVAFRLKHEAGSAEETSFLADALVLAKIPSVRNFEQLRQTSPKNDFTFGFSMEFDDQAGYDTYNLHPLHVAFVRDRWVPEVADFLEIDYTRL, encoded by the coding sequence ATGATCCGCCATACTGTCGCGTTCCGCCTCAAGCACGAAGCCGGCTCGGCTGAAGAAACGTCGTTCCTCGCTGACGCGCTGGTGCTTGCCAAGATCCCGAGCGTGCGGAATTTCGAGCAGCTTCGGCAGACGAGTCCAAAGAATGATTTTACCTTCGGCTTTTCGATGGAATTCGACGATCAGGCTGGCTACGACACGTACAACCTCCATCCCCTACATGTCGCCTTCGTGCGCGATCGCTGGGTGCCCGAGGTCGCCGACTTTCTCGAGATCGACTACACCAGGCTCTAA
- a CDS encoding HIT family protein, producing MTSPADYDDNNIFAKILRGEIPSHRVYEDEHTIAFMDVMPQAPGHVLVLPKAPSRNLLDADPATLTHAISVVQKIANAVKDVFDADGVFIAQFNESAAGQTVFHLHFHVIPRHEGVALKPHSGKMEDGAVLAANAEKIRAALA from the coding sequence ATGACCAGCCCGGCCGACTATGACGACAACAACATCTTCGCCAAGATCCTCCGCGGCGAAATCCCCTCGCATCGGGTTTACGAGGACGAGCATACCATCGCCTTCATGGATGTGATGCCGCAGGCGCCGGGCCATGTGCTCGTCCTTCCCAAGGCGCCGTCCCGCAATCTCCTCGATGCCGATCCAGCCACCCTCACCCATGCGATATCAGTCGTCCAGAAGATCGCCAATGCGGTCAAGGACGTCTTCGATGCCGATGGCGTGTTCATCGCCCAGTTCAACGAGTCGGCCGCCGGGCAAACGGTGTTCCATCTGCATTTTCACGTCATCCCGCGGCATGAAGGCGTCGCACTCAAGCCGCATTCCGGCAAGATGGAGGACGGTGCCGTGCTTGCCGCCAATGCCGAAAAGATCAGGGCAGCGCTGGCGTAA
- a CDS encoding GNAT family N-acetyltransferase yields the protein MTDELSIRVERSFTGISPESWSKLSGASKTCATIAYNPFVSHAFLSSLEESGSADAETGWLGHHLLLETERGELIGALPGYLKNHSQGEYVFDHGWADAFERAGGRYYPKLQCSIPFTPATGPRLLVAEGLQRLPIQSAIAESLKEVVRRLGISSAHITFVPDEEIGVFEMDGYLHRTDHQFHFINDGYANHEEFLETLASRKRKALRKERRAALENGISIDWLTGRDLTERIWDQFFKFYMDTGGRKWGRPYLTRKFYSLIGERMADDILLVMAKRDGRYIAGAINFIGSDTLYGRHWGCIEDHPFLHFEVCYHQAIDFALSKGLKRVEAGAQGEHKLARGYLPVTTHSAHYVAHAGLRRAIGDYLARERADVEQMSELLTEHSPFRKGERQQED from the coding sequence ATGACTGACGAACTATCCATTCGCGTCGAACGCTCCTTCACCGGGATTTCCCCGGAGAGCTGGTCCAAGCTTTCCGGAGCGTCGAAGACCTGCGCTACGATTGCCTACAACCCTTTCGTTTCACACGCCTTTTTATCGTCGCTGGAAGAATCCGGCTCGGCCGACGCAGAGACGGGATGGCTCGGCCACCACCTGCTGCTCGAGACCGAGCGCGGCGAGTTGATCGGCGCCCTGCCCGGCTATCTCAAGAACCACAGCCAAGGCGAATATGTCTTCGACCATGGCTGGGCCGACGCCTTCGAGCGGGCCGGCGGGCGTTATTATCCGAAACTTCAGTGCTCGATCCCGTTCACCCCGGCGACAGGCCCGCGTCTTCTGGTCGCCGAGGGGCTGCAGCGGCTTCCGATCCAGAGCGCGATCGCCGAAAGCCTGAAGGAGGTGGTGCGGCGGCTCGGCATCTCCTCGGCCCATATCACCTTCGTGCCGGACGAAGAGATCGGCGTTTTCGAGATGGACGGCTATCTGCACCGCACCGACCACCAGTTCCATTTCATCAATGACGGCTATGCCAATCACGAGGAATTTCTCGAAACGCTTGCCTCGCGCAAACGCAAGGCGTTGCGCAAGGAGCGCCGCGCCGCCCTCGAAAACGGGATCAGCATCGACTGGCTGACCGGCCGCGACCTGACCGAACGCATCTGGGACCAGTTCTTCAAGTTTTACATGGATACTGGCGGGCGCAAGTGGGGCCGCCCCTATCTCACCCGCAAGTTCTACTCGTTGATCGGCGAACGCATGGCAGACGATATCCTGCTCGTCATGGCCAAGCGCGACGGGCGCTATATCGCCGGCGCGATCAACTTCATCGGCAGCGATACACTCTACGGCCGTCACTGGGGCTGCATCGAGGATCATCCTTTCCTGCATTTCGAGGTCTGCTATCATCAGGCGATCGACTTCGCCCTTTCGAAAGGGCTGAAACGGGTGGAGGCCGGCGCGCAGGGCGAACACAAGCTTGCCCGCGGTTACCTGCCGGTGACGACGCATTCCGCCCATTATGTCGCTCATGCCGGCCTTCGCCGGGCGATCGGCGACTATCTCGCCCGCGAGCGCGCCGATGTCGAACAGATGAGCGAGCTGCTGACAGAGCACAGCCCTTTCCGCAAGGGCGAACGCCAGCAGGAGGATTGA
- a CDS encoding glycerophosphodiester phosphodiesterase, with translation MTNVAWIRDLPVAHRGYHDLNTHVWENTLSAFSRAIEAGFAIECDLHYASDGVPVIFHDEDLQRLCNLHGDIRERTSRELGLIAVGGTSDKVPTLRQLLDLVKGKVPLVLELKGREADDEGFAEAVLEVLEGYEGKVALMSFDHWLLRDLKALGSPYPLGLTADGNTPEAFKTHAEAMEIGLDFISYHYGDLPNPFIIGEREKGIPVITWTVRDEEARRHTFANADQMTFEGFDPRVVA, from the coding sequence ATGACCAATGTTGCCTGGATCAGGGACCTGCCGGTCGCCCATCGCGGCTATCACGATCTCAACACGCATGTCTGGGAAAACACACTGTCCGCCTTCTCGCGCGCCATCGAAGCGGGTTTTGCGATCGAATGCGACCTGCACTACGCCTCCGACGGCGTACCGGTCATCTTTCACGACGAGGACCTGCAGCGCCTGTGCAACCTCCACGGCGACATCCGCGAGCGCACGTCCCGGGAACTCGGACTGATCGCCGTTGGCGGCACGAGCGATAAGGTGCCGACGCTGCGCCAGCTCCTCGACCTCGTCAAGGGCAAGGTGCCGCTGGTGCTGGAGCTCAAGGGCCGCGAGGCCGACGACGAAGGTTTCGCCGAGGCTGTTCTCGAGGTGCTCGAAGGCTATGAGGGCAAGGTGGCGCTGATGAGTTTTGACCACTGGCTGCTGCGCGATCTGAAGGCGCTTGGCTCACCCTACCCGCTCGGGCTGACGGCCGACGGCAACACGCCGGAGGCGTTCAAGACACATGCGGAGGCGATGGAGATCGGTCTCGATTTCATCTCTTATCATTATGGCGACCTGCCGAACCCCTTTATCATCGGCGAACGCGAAAAGGGCATTCCTGTTATCACCTGGACGGTGCGTGACGAAGAGGCGCGCCGGCATACATTCGCAAACGCAGACCAGATGACCTTCGAAGGCTTCGATCCGCGTGTGGTTGCTTGA
- a CDS encoding RidA family protein has protein sequence MSDEIAARLIEMGITLPEAAAPAANYVPYVISGNLLYISGQLPLEGGKVTVSGHLGKTVDVATGQRGAELCAINILAQAKTALGGNLGRIRRVIKLNGFVASSPDFVEQHLVINGASNLIAGVLGEAGKHARAAVGMAALPLNAAVEIDAIMEIAE, from the coding sequence ATGTCCGATGAAATTGCAGCGCGCCTGATTGAGATGGGGATAACCCTGCCCGAAGCAGCAGCACCTGCTGCAAATTACGTTCCCTATGTCATCAGCGGCAATCTTCTCTACATCTCCGGCCAGCTGCCGCTCGAAGGCGGCAAGGTCACTGTCTCGGGCCATCTCGGCAAGACCGTCGACGTTGCAACGGGCCAGCGCGGCGCAGAACTCTGCGCCATCAACATCCTTGCCCAGGCGAAGACGGCACTTGGCGGCAATCTCGGCCGTATCCGGCGCGTCATCAAGCTGAACGGTTTCGTCGCCTCGTCGCCCGACTTCGTCGAGCAGCATCTCGTCATCAACGGCGCTTCAAACCTGATTGCCGGCGTGCTTGGCGAAGCCGGCAAACATGCGCGTGCCGCTGTCGGCATGGCCGCCCTGCCGCTGAATGCCGCCGTCGAGATAGACGCTATCATGGAAATCGCAGAATGA
- a CDS encoding cell envelope integrity EipB family protein has translation MFRSSLVALLLASVSANAWAAAPAVSAAIATGLVAHRAVYDLELKDASDRSGIAGMYGRMVYEFDGSYCQGFTTNFRFVTQIDTGDSVRVSDQQTKTFENLKDGKFTFDTKSFTDEQLDKEVNGAAEDQPDGVKVDLKQPASRELQLLESRFPTEHMLDVIQHAKDGKRFFEARVFDGSDDGDKSLATTTIVGKQETPIAEEADAGNAGAFSKTAFWPVTIAYFNEGAKSDALPVYRMSFKLYENGITRDLTMDYGDFVLTGKLAKLELLDRKAEVCK, from the coding sequence ATGTTCCGATCGAGTCTTGTCGCTCTGCTTCTCGCCAGCGTTTCCGCCAATGCATGGGCGGCTGCGCCCGCGGTTAGCGCTGCGATCGCGACCGGCCTCGTCGCACATCGCGCGGTCTACGATTTGGAACTGAAGGACGCTTCGGACCGCTCCGGCATCGCCGGCATGTATGGTCGCATGGTCTATGAGTTCGACGGCAGCTATTGCCAGGGCTTCACCACCAATTTCCGCTTCGTGACGCAGATCGACACCGGCGACAGCGTGCGTGTCAGCGACCAGCAGACCAAGACCTTCGAGAACCTGAAGGACGGCAAGTTCACCTTCGACACCAAATCCTTCACCGACGAGCAGCTCGACAAGGAGGTCAACGGTGCGGCTGAGGACCAGCCGGATGGTGTCAAGGTCGATCTCAAGCAGCCGGCGAGCCGCGAGCTGCAGCTTTTAGAAAGCCGTTTTCCCACCGAGCATATGCTCGATGTGATCCAGCACGCCAAGGACGGCAAGCGCTTCTTCGAGGCGCGCGTCTTCGACGGTTCCGATGACGGCGACAAGTCGCTGGCGACGACGACGATCGTCGGCAAGCAGGAGACGCCGATCGCCGAGGAAGCCGATGCCGGCAATGCCGGCGCCTTCTCGAAGACGGCCTTCTGGCCGGTGACGATCGCCTATTTCAACGAGGGTGCGAAATCGGATGCTTTGCCGGTCTACCGCATGTCCTTCAAGCTCTATGAGAATGGCATCACCCGCGACCTGACGATGGACTACGGCGATTTCGTCCTGACCGGCAAGCTCGCCAAGCTGGAGCTGCTCGACCGCAAGGCCGAAGTTTGCAAGTAG
- the rpsB gene encoding 30S ribosomal protein S2, producing MALPDFSMRQLLEAGVHFGHQTHRWNPKMKPYIFGDRNNIHIIDLAQTVPMLSRALQVVSDTVARGGRVLFVGTKRQASEIIADSAKRSAQYYVNSRWLGGMMTNWKTISNSIQRLRKLDEILNGEAQGFTKKERLNLEREREKLDKALGGIRDMGGTPDLMFIIDTNKEKIAIDEAKRLGIPVVAIIDSNCDPDLIDYPIPGNDDASRAIALYCELISRAAIDGIARQQGSSGRDLGASSELPVEPALEEAAEG from the coding sequence ATGGCATTGCCTGATTTTTCTATGCGCCAGCTTCTTGAAGCAGGCGTCCACTTCGGCCACCAGACGCATCGCTGGAACCCGAAGATGAAGCCGTACATCTTCGGCGATCGCAACAACATTCACATCATCGATCTGGCCCAGACCGTTCCGATGCTGTCGCGCGCCCTTCAGGTCGTCAGCGACACCGTTGCCCGCGGCGGCCGCGTTCTCTTCGTCGGCACCAAGCGCCAGGCGTCGGAGATCATCGCCGACAGTGCCAAGCGCTCGGCCCAGTACTACGTCAACTCGCGCTGGCTCGGCGGCATGATGACGAACTGGAAGACGATCTCCAACTCGATCCAGCGCCTGCGCAAGCTCGACGAGATCCTGAACGGCGAAGCCCAGGGCTTCACCAAGAAGGAACGCCTGAACCTTGAGCGCGAGCGTGAAAAGCTCGACAAGGCCCTCGGCGGTATCCGCGATATGGGCGGCACGCCCGACCTGATGTTCATCATCGACACCAACAAGGAAAAGATCGCGATCGACGAAGCCAAGCGCCTCGGCATCCCGGTTGTCGCCATCATCGATTCGAACTGCGATCCGGACCTGATCGACTATCCGATCCCGGGTAACGACGACGCATCGCGCGCGATCGCTCTTTACTGCGAGCTGATCTCCCGCGCCGCCATCGACGGCATCGCGCGCCAGCAGGGCTCTTCCGGCCGCGATCTCGGCGCATCCTCCGAACTTCCGGTCGAGCCGGCTCTCGAGGAAGCAGCCGAAGGCTGA